The Leptolyngbya subtilissima AS-A7 genome includes a region encoding these proteins:
- a CDS encoding serine/threonine-protein kinase, with protein sequence MAEAGQGERLLGGHYRVLRQLSRGSFGDTYLAEDTHRFQELCVLKEFNPQVPGKLALDKAQTLFEREASILYQINHPQVPRFRELLRDQGRLFLVQDYVEGPTYRELLDRRRAVGESFSEAEGVQFLMQTLPLLQYLHSIGIVHRNISPDNLIQRNADGRPVLIDFGGVKQLVVNVRYQLGVAQPYQAADGTITRLGTVGYAPEEQLESGQVSPATDLYALGMTTLVLLTGKDPDALYDDRRDRWIWPEQVELSATLSQVLTQLAAHDPSDRYQSAGQALAALNLAHPDALSATWSQPMPVRMQPTVPPPQPEPPRLAPTMAVAPAASYAPPMAHDPTATVAPPPRAVPVQKTSPGCWPALAGLLVLVGVAGGLWWWLDPLSQFGGASSEVVSPGGSDTSNPNLSEAERDRKQALRDRAVALSVDWSYVTSLTDQLFYEQNPDRQGTQLTDQPQDEPLRAAWDAIAADNLNLIEANLSTDARSKLGRYNPTDSDRWKQQVNALYVSSNALYDLADARFSQLFPGREREGFVETAVDQIWFALAQDQVNAMESGENLTEVTFEQGTFNQQQEGNLSPGHGQIYVVNLTAQQLLRLNLQAPPESTRLSLYVPVPTDELTHILADAQQNTWAGELPQSGYYEIVVVSQSENVIPYRLTVAVDNVINDIINQPDPPEKNN encoded by the coding sequence ATGGCTGAAGCAGGACAGGGAGAACGATTGCTCGGAGGCCACTACCGAGTGCTGCGGCAGCTCAGTCGGGGCAGCTTTGGCGATACCTACCTGGCCGAAGACACCCACCGATTTCAAGAACTCTGCGTGCTGAAGGAGTTTAACCCTCAGGTGCCCGGCAAGCTGGCTTTGGATAAAGCCCAAACTCTGTTTGAGCGCGAGGCTAGCATTCTCTATCAGATCAACCATCCCCAGGTGCCTCGGTTTCGTGAACTGCTGAGGGATCAGGGACGGCTGTTTTTGGTGCAAGACTACGTCGAAGGCCCCACCTACCGAGAACTGCTCGATCGCCGCCGCGCCGTGGGTGAGAGCTTTAGCGAAGCGGAGGGGGTGCAGTTTTTGATGCAAACGCTGCCGCTGCTGCAATACCTGCACAGCATAGGTATCGTGCATCGCAATATTTCGCCCGACAACTTGATTCAGCGCAATGCCGACGGTCGGCCGGTACTCATCGACTTTGGCGGCGTGAAGCAGCTGGTGGTGAATGTGCGCTATCAGCTGGGGGTCGCCCAGCCCTACCAGGCCGCCGATGGCACCATCACTCGCCTGGGCACCGTGGGCTATGCCCCCGAAGAACAGCTTGAATCAGGTCAAGTGAGCCCGGCTACCGATCTCTACGCTCTGGGCATGACCACCTTGGTGCTGCTGACGGGCAAAGACCCCGACGCCCTCTACGACGATCGCCGCGATCGCTGGATTTGGCCAGAGCAGGTTGAGCTATCGGCTACCCTAAGCCAGGTGCTGACTCAGCTGGCGGCTCACGATCCGAGCGATCGCTACCAGTCGGCGGGGCAGGCGCTGGCTGCCCTCAACCTGGCCCACCCCGACGCGCTCTCAGCGACCTGGTCGCAGCCCATGCCCGTTCGCATGCAGCCCACGGTGCCACCGCCCCAACCCGAACCGCCAAGGCTAGCGCCCACGATGGCGGTCGCCCCAGCGGCTTCCTATGCGCCACCCATGGCCCACGACCCCACGGCCACGGTGGCTCCGCCGCCTCGGGCGGTGCCGGTGCAAAAAACATCGCCGGGGTGCTGGCCGGCCTTAGCGGGGCTATTGGTTTTGGTGGGAGTCGCCGGAGGGCTGTGGTGGTGGCTCGACCCCCTGAGCCAGTTTGGGGGGGCTAGCTCCGAAGTCGTCTCGCCTGGCGGCAGTGATACCAGCAATCCCAACCTCAGCGAGGCCGAGCGCGATCGCAAACAGGCCCTGCGCGATCGCGCCGTCGCCCTCAGCGTTGACTGGTCCTACGTCACCAGCCTGACCGACCAACTGTTTTATGAACAAAACCCTGATCGCCAGGGCACCCAGCTTACCGATCAGCCCCAGGATGAGCCCCTGCGGGCGGCGTGGGATGCGATCGCCGCCGATAATCTAAACCTGATCGAAGCCAACCTCAGCACTGACGCCCGCAGCAAGCTAGGCCGCTATAACCCCACCGACAGCGATCGTTGGAAGCAGCAGGTTAATGCCCTCTACGTCAGCAGCAACGCCCTCTATGATTTAGCTGACGCCCGCTTTAGCCAGCTGTTTCCAGGGCGGGAAAGGGAGGGCTTTGTCGAAACCGCTGTTGACCAAATCTGGTTTGCGCTGGCCCAAGACCAAGTTAACGCCATGGAATCTGGCGAAAACCTGACCGAGGTTACCTTCGAGCAGGGCACCTTCAACCAGCAGCAGGAAGGCAATCTTAGCCCTGGCCATGGCCAGATCTATGTTGTCAATCTCACCGCTCAGCAGTTGCTTCGACTAAACCTGCAAGCCCCACCGGAGAGTACCCGCCTCTCGCTCTACGTGCCGGTGCCTACCGACGAACTGACCCACATTCTGGCCGATGCCCAACAAAACACCTGGGCTGGAGAGCTGCCCCAGTCAGGTTACTACGAGATTGTGGTGGTATCTCAATCAGAGAATGTCATTCCCTACCGCCTCACCGTGGCAGTTGATAACGTCATCAACGACATTATTAACCAACCAGATCCGCCTGAAAAGAACAATTGA
- a CDS encoding GatB/YqeY domain-containing protein — MSLKDRISDDIKTAMKAKDKVRLETVRSIKKVILEKESLVRPSGQDELTADQELEVLTQLAKQRKDSIEQYQKAGRDELAAQEAEELAIIEEYLPQQLSDAEVEAVIDDLIAQTGASSPKDMGKVMGPVMQQLKGRADGGKVQALVKAKLAG; from the coding sequence ATGAGTCTGAAAGACCGCATCAGCGACGACATCAAAACCGCCATGAAGGCCAAAGACAAGGTGCGCCTAGAGACGGTTCGCAGCATTAAAAAAGTGATTCTCGAAAAAGAGTCTTTGGTGCGCCCCAGCGGACAAGATGAGCTTACCGCCGACCAAGAACTAGAGGTGCTGACCCAGCTGGCCAAACAGCGCAAAGACTCAATCGAGCAGTACCAAAAAGCCGGGCGCGACGAGCTGGCTGCCCAGGAAGCTGAAGAACTAGCCATTATTGAAGAATATCTGCCCCAGCAGCTCAGCGATGCCGAAGTCGAAGCCGTCATTGACGATCTGATCGCCCAGACCGGGGCCTCGTCGCCCAAAGATATGGGTAAAGTGATGGGACCAGTCATGCAGCAGCTCAAAGGCCGCGCCGATGGCGGCAAGGTGCAGGCTTTAGTTAAGGCCAAACTAGCGGGCTAG